CATACTTGTCATGCCCGAGCCTataccctggacgtggccggcacccaacgaccattgctggccttgagCGAACCTTTGTTCTAGCTTACTTAACTCGCAAAAGACTATACTCATCTCAGATAAAGAATTAAAAGCATTCTCATTAAATAACTTAGGTAACTGTCatggccaaaatgacacttaagtctcaacatttgaacatatgaaattataaaataaaagagactcCAGAACTAAATGACCAACtgtctacgaagcctctaaactgactgaggtagatgttgggacagaccccacaacatcctaatgaactaaactagTAAAGCAATAAAAAGGATGTCCTATGAAATGCAAAggggctcaccaactgactctggagTGCTCAATGTGATCAACGATGCGTtgcgtgctgatcctggttacctgcgtctgcatcataaaataatgcaggccaactgacattagtacattgaagTACGAGCATGCGAGTTGGAATTCTAAACAGCACTTAAGCTTGAAGAGgagtaagaaagaacacttaccttggctctgctcaactcatgatctACTAACTCTTATTCAGTATACGCAGTTAAAAGTGatagaaatataaagaaatgttgattgaaaacatgctataaactctgaatgtatacaagtatataaataatatctgagatatatgtaaaaatacaaataactgatgaatgtgaaaatacaatacttccatgggagtttctctaaccgaaaaccatcacttaagagctatagtgatgataaaGCGTTACTCGGCCTACGCTGCACGACCATCCTAATCTTGCTAGAGTATAGGActtgaactgcctaatggatccactagtaaactgtgAGAAGGgtttatctaaaaagtatgacccttttctactcatgatggctacatggtttttgTGGAGACTTTGGTTAATACTGACTTTAAGattttgagattagtgctcaaaacatagTTTTTACAAAGCTAtcttgaaaatcatagtttccctaCTTGtttaatgtgaaaacattttacttttctctgggaatacttagtccccatatacttttgaagaaggaacttcaacttaactctttactctttgatCGTCTTATAgtttgagccttaaaacaatgtttaaaatgtttgttttagACTCTAGAATCTTTAAGAACTTACTtcgacttgcttcttaacttttagacttgactcttaacttctttgactttgatcctaactttccttgaattggattatggattcaaggatcatgatctcatgtttatgtatgatttcatgatgttcagatgtactttagagtgttgaaatcaactagaaatgataggtacatcacttaggaactagtacgaaaagatagggaaagaacaGGGTCTCCAAGTGGCTTTGGCGCTCTAAGAGGCGCGGAGCGCCAGAGCCTGATGGACAGAGTCTGTCCTCAGGCACTCTGGCTGACGCATCATGCCAGAGATTGACAGACAGAATCTACCTGAGGGGCTCTGGTAGGTGTGGCGCCCCAGGGCCTATCAGACGGGTTTTTCGGCTTTTCTTCCCGATTTTCAACCCTAAATAtcctaaacttccatggatcccATCCTCAAATACTTTGGATCACTAAATACCTCATTACTCAATAGATTATACCCAAAAACAGTCTGGAAATATTAATCAAATCTACTAGAGGTTTACTACAATTCAACTAACaagaatttaatgaattttcatcaagaactcacATATTCATCTTTCAATATACTCTAACTTGatgaattgaataaaattggAGTGTGTGAGAGAGGACCCAACACagaatgatctcacatacctcgataaGGATCATCCCTGACGAAATCCACCCGACGATCTTGACGTTCTTGGAcaattcttgatcttcttctttttttctcttttctccccaACCGTAAGCGttcttaatttttgttaaattgaaTTGGGACTTGGTTTTTACCCCTAAATAAATCTTAAAACGattaggaaatactagggtgaaaggaaaactttacccttactaaaatccggattggacctTTCTCAGCCCAACTTTCGAAAGACATATCTTCCTCATACGACATCGGATTTGCGCAATGAGATCTTTCCATACGTAAAAACAATTCATCCAAACTATTCCTTGGATGGAAGTTATGTCCATTTAAAAATGACCAACACTCACTTTtgaaagctggaaattttccagatttccctacttattcccaaaaatgattattcttggtttcttagcttattcttagttaattCAAGTTACAAGATGTTACAATGTTCATTTACATAGTATATgttcaataatgcaacattcttatacatacatgcattattATGACGCActaacaaacatatatcacaccaacatgaaatcacaattatcacctacctcgaatccAAACTTGAATCCCCTATAGCACTTAAATCTTTTCTTTCCGGATTCTTTCCTCTTGGTCAAGGTCTACAACAACTAATATACACAAGGATCAACATTCAAATGTCTAATTATTCAGATTATAACAAACCCAATAACCCTAGACCAAACTCAAGATCATAATACCCAAATTAGGACCTTTTCCACCATAATTCTTAGATCAAAACTCTTCTTCATCGATAATAACCCAAGAAAATAGGTTCTACGGATCGAAAGACGGATTCGGGGAGTTAaaaccttacctttagcctcaaaaATTGTGAAAAAGTATTATGAACTCGTCTGGATCGCCTCCTTAGtcctaaaagtcaaaaaataccAAATAGGATCGCCTTAGGGTTTATAAGCGACTTTAAAACGCGTCTGTCCCGCTCCAACGGACCCATTCCGCTGCAGCGGCGCCACACCATTGGCCTAAATCCCGCTACAGCGGCCTTAGTGCGGACAGAATGTATTCATTCACGGAAAAGATCAATTTTGGGAGTTCCACTCATCCAAATTCGATTCCGTAAAGTACTACGGGTTCCTTATCATCTTAGCTATTCAATCAtgtaataaaattcacaattataTCTCTTATTCATTACTATATTTTCCCTTCACCTTAATGAAtccaatttctttcaatttggaCTAAGTTGGGTAATTCCGAGTTACTACAAAGGAGTTTTTTGGCCGTGGTTCTTTCATTGAATTTTCCATAATGATGGTatcaggtcgttacaattatacaaaaaaatttaataaatagaaaactatGGTTTAAGTAGAAATtggtttaaatatattttgaaaaatgacttCCAGTTTATATAATATGGAAATCACTATAGTtgtgttacattttttttttggattaagAAACAATTTATGCGATATAATTAGGATCAGAATTAATTTGAAACTTCTAAATTTTGATACTTTCTAGGTAgtttaagataagaaatgatttaataacaattcttttaGTTGATTTCAAGATTACTAAGCTTCCATTTGTGTATAAACTtttaataagaaatttaaaattttgagtttttgaaagttaaattttgaaacttcaaGTTGTGTTTGaagacattttacttgaaagatAACTTGGACTTTTGTCATTGAAAGATAAAcattttcctattaaaaaattaaaatttcaacatCTAATTAAGAATCTATGGTCAAACACTTGCAAAATCTATGGTCAAACACTTGCAAAATTGCAAAATCTAGGTTCGAATCCCGCCAgccccattttattttattttaactttttccaGCGAATTTgacatccttttttttttattttaatttttttttccctttttctaaTTAAgggcttttttttttattgaagagTTTGAGTTAGTATacgtttacttttttttattaaagagttTGAGTTAGTAGGTTTATACTATGTGATTGCTAAAAGATTTATGTTAAAGGAACTGAGCACCCACAACCTTAAAATCCTGGATCCGCCACTGACATCAAGATTGACCCTCATGGAGCTAGAAGTTCATGTTTAGATTTCTTCATTTGTTGCTTGGCGTCCAGATAAGCTAGTAGTTAGTTATGTGcttaattgaataataaattatgaattatcgGGTGGTAGCATGCATAGGCTAATCGGCATGGAGTCTAATTGTTTCATTAGTATTGCTTGTATAATACATGGTTAGGGAGATTAAATGAGTGAAAACTGAAATGTTAGCTTGTTAATCTCATACAATGAATGTGTTGACTTGGATTTATATGTGTAATTGTAttcattgtgattgtgattgtaaTGTGTAATTGTTGGTTGGCTCAGGTACCACGCCTgatacataatatttatttggttgGCTCAGGTACTATGCCTGGTATAAGTTACTATATGATTGGTTTGGGTATCATGTCCGGTATATGTTTGATTGTTCATCGTATGTTGATTCTATGTAATTGTTAAACACTATAGGTGATGATTGAGAATTTCTCAAAGTTTGAGTTATTTTCATAatggtggttagaattgtttatatatattttgaaagttGTAGCTACTTGTTCACATGTTGTATGATTGGGGTGTGTAAGGCAGGGAGTGGAAAATTTTAGTTGTCTGTTGTTCTGGGAAATATTATGAGGTAGATGGGTTAGGCTATGATCTGATGTGAGTGGAGCTGGCAGCGGAAGGGAAGTGGtgttttgagttttgagtttCAGGTTGACTAATGATGTCTATTAGTACGTATTAATTGTACTGATATTACTATTGTTAAGTCACTTGACGTAGTTCAGTTACATGATTCAATGATATTTTATAGGTAAAGACGATGATAATCAACAACTTccattcctatttttttatgatgGGAGTTGTatcatattttccttttatgtcTTGTGTCTTATTAGTAGTTCTTGGCAAGACTAACATAACTCCCTAGAGAAGTTATCCCGCTATGACAGTGTCGCTGTAGCGCAACATAAAAATCTGCAACCCAAATGAGCTAGACATAAAAATCTCAATGCTCATTCATCAAAGGTTATTTTTGTAGAGTCAAATTCATGGGTAAGATTCATCAATTGTTGTTTGGTTCCAGATGAGCTAGATttctaataattaaatagttaGACCTGCTTTCACCACATAACATTTTGTATATGTTTGAAGATTACATGTAAAGGTCTTCGAGCACAGTGTTTGGATGGTTAGAAATTGCTGATTTATGATGTGAGACAAAATAATGACTAGAAAGTGGTTCTTTAGTTCTTGAGTTCCTTGTTAGGTGATGGTGTGTGTTTTTAGTTTATATATACATTCATGTATACAACTTGTAGTAACATTGTGCAATGCATGGTAAGAAACATATAGAGAGTATAGATAGTGACAATATGTTAATGATCTCATGCAAAGAACTGGTTATGTGACTGGTGATATTAGGTGTTATTATTCATGATGTTTGTGATTGTATGTATTTGATGTTTGACTTGGGTATCATGCATGGTAcatgatattttgatgattGGCTCGAATATCATGCCTGATATTTATTAACGATTGACTGGGATACCGCACCTAGTATGGGGTGATTCATATATGGTTGGCTCGAATATTATATGGGTACATTAACTAAGGATGACTCAAGTACCACGCCAGCATACTAACAATTTGATCTTGTATTTTTATCGAggatcaaatatgtatttatgcTTTGATGAGTGAACTGATTTATTTCCTTATATTGTAATTGTTGCATGTTGGATTCTAGAGTAGTCTGGGGTACTTGAAATATGAGTTGATTGAGGTCTGACTTTGTGATCATGTGGGACATTGTTCATGGTACGGTAAGTTAGTGTAAGGATTTAATTTTTGGGTTATGTACTACTTGTCATGGTGGAGGTATATTCAGTGGTTGTTGATAACTAAATTCTTAGGGGTGTTATTCTATATAATTGTTTGACTATTGAGTTGAGTTTACGTGGggacttaatttttaaattgtcTAAATTTAAGGATGGCAATGGAGCGGGGCGGAAGGGTTAAGGTTATCAAGGTGGGGCGGGTGGGATGCGGTGCTTGTTGAAGTAggttttttaattaatgtgaGGTGGAGTAGGATGAGGCGGATTGTGAGTATGTGTGACTTTACGTTggttcaaatttaatttaaattttttatatgttagaAAAATGATAGAGcattattgattaaaataatttctttaaagctactaaaatattaaagatagtaaatgaaaatgattcaatgaaaataatacaatttcttaCATGTATACTActtaatgaaaaaaagaatttatatttataaattttatttttagtactaaacttaactagaaaaaaaacatattaagaAAACTATGCAGGGCGGGTTCATGTGGGGACTGGGGAGGGTCTATGCGAGGAGGGTTAGGGTggattgaaatgaaaaaaaaattgttatgtgGTGCGGGATGGAACAGAGTAAAAATTTTGCGGGTTAAACTCGATCCATCCCATTGTCATCTCTATCTAAACTGTGTGTTTTTGTTAGTCATGATAAACTCAATTTTGTATTGTGtactaaatttaattttgttaaaatgaGTTGGTCTAAGGCGCCAATTTCATTTGTTGTTCCAAAAAGGGCAAGAAGTTGGCATGAGTAGTGTAAAAGATAACAAGTTAGTTTGATAGAACTACTAATGACTTGGTATTCGTGGATATTAATGTAATAGAAGAGTTATACTGTGATTGTATGTTGTTGTGATATCACATGTAGGCTTGAGAAGTCTTAGGGGTGACATAATTGTGGGACACTGGAATCAAGGTGCATAGTCCCTAGAAAGGGTATTAGTATGTGAATAGAGAAGTGTGGTGGTTAAATTTCATATTGCATGACTTTTTTGATTAACTATATTATATTGTGTATTAGGATCGGATCGATCGATGATTTGTATCAATATGTGTGTTTTCTTGATACTAATCAAGCTATGCTACTTGAATAATCTGATTGCGGGGCTACTGACGTTTCGTAAATGAAGATAAAGATGATATGTgatagttttcattttttttttctaatggtAGGAATTGTGTTGTTAtttcttgataaattatatttttaagtatcTCTTGTACCTGTTTAGACTAGTTTCTCGtggtataaatttttttgatttattgtaaaaagttttattaAAGATGCTagatttcatgaaaattttttacactaaaatgattttcttttaaattatttatttttggcaTGTTTTAACCTATTTaggttttattattttataggtTTTAGATGCCTTAGGTAGTGAAATAAGCCAGTTTACTCTTAAAACAAGCCAACGCCGGAGATGACGATGACACCGATGATGGCGCCGATGGGGAACGCAAACTTTGACGGCGGTGCACCGGCCTTACCGCCGCAACCTGGGACTGACATGACGGGTATATGCTTCAGGGACCAGTTATGGCTGAATACGTATCCACTGGACCGAAACCTAGTATTTGACTATTTTGCTCTCTCTCCATTCTACGACTGGACTTGCAACAACGAGCAACTACGATCACGATCCATTCATCCACTCGATATTTCTCATCTCTCGTATGATTTTTTATCTTTGAACTCCTCTGCATTTGTTCTATTTGATTCCTTTTTTGCTTATCATCTTTTTCCCTAAATTAGGGGCACTGCTCACCTAAGCATAGAATTATTGAAGCAAAATAGAACTGTTTGTTCAATTGCCTGTGAGATTTGCTGAAAGTTTGAATATTGAGTGGTTTCCTGTTATTGAAAAGAGACATTGAAAAACCAGCTCATGAGAATGTGGATAGACCAATTACATATTGTGGGACAATTTAACTTCAGGGGAATGATTGAAATTGTGTTTTTCCTATTTCTGGATAAATATGTTTGAAGTAACTAACGGTGTTTATGCGAGGTTTACATAGCCAGATGAGTATATAATAGAAGCTAATGggtggattgcatatagggaaTTTACATAGCCGGAGTAGTGATTATTTAATATGGTAGAAgtaatattgagtttaaaacatTTCTAAAGACTTTTATTACTCTTTCCTTTTGCAATGGGTGGGGGAGGGAAGAGGGGAGAAGGTGTGTTGGATGAGATAAATATATGTAAATGTACAAGTTGGTTGCAACAGATTCTCTGGGAGAATTAACAGttcatcttttttatattattctcTATAAACTGTGCAAATgtttaatttttcatgaaatacaTTTGACACTGTTTTAGCACTTTCTGATAGCGGAGCTAAAGTTTCACTATGTAAATTTCTGGTCTTTGGTAAACATATGCACAGCTAACCATGCGATTCACTTATTATTTGCTAATTGCTCTGCAGGAAAATGACAGGCAGTGAATATATGCTGAGTGAAGTTATGGAGCCTCATCTCTTTGTCATCCGTAAGCAAAAGAGGGATGGCCCCGAGAAGGTCACACCGATGTTGGCTTATTACATCTTGGATGGTTCAATATACCAAGCTCCACAGCTCTGCAATGTGTTTGCAGGTCGACTGGTTAGATTCTCTTCTTATCGCACCTTGGTACATGGTTTATTTTAATGTGTAATACTTTTACACCGTTTGTATCTCGCATTCTTGTTAATCATTATTATAATGTTTGTTTGATTAAAGTTTATTTGAGATACGCACATTATATGTATGTGTAGTATATCAACCTATAGGGTGGTCCTCTGATCAGTATTTCATCATCTAGACCCCTATTCTTACCTGAATAGATAATGGTGGATAGAGATTTTCTTATTTGTTGATAACCGAAAAATCTTCGAGGGGCAATGGCGGACTGTTCAAAAATGAATGGATAATAGGCTGCGGGACCCTTATTCACTTAAACATCAAGCTTTTGCTGTAGCAGGATCCAAACTTGTGATGTGCGCCTAAACCAAATCACATCATGTGCTCTTTTCGCTAAACCAAAGCCCCGGGGACATGAAAATCTGTGATTTGCTTGTAGTTGTATGCCAGTAGGGATCACAtattatattacttaaaaaaaatttcctccTTGTACGAGCTGCCTTTGGCACCAAATGTTGCAAAATATCATATATGACACTTTTGTTCGTATTTGTTGACTCTGGTGAGGCGTTTTTGAACTCATTTAAGGCACTTTCATAATTTGGCATGAGATAACAAGGGGTTTCTTGGTTGCTGAAATTCTAGGGGAAGTACTCTGTAGGAAGAATATAAAGTCAACTGCATCTTAAGGATCTCACTTTCATCCTTTCTTTGACAGTGTAGTTTGAAAGGTGATGTCGAGGTGGTTAGCTTGTAGGGTGGGTGGGGCTGTTAGTTCTTTAGAGGAATCTGAAAGAATAGGATAGAAAGAAATATGGAGGAGTCAGGAGATACCAGGAATTTCACCTACAAATTTTCTCAGACACGAGAATCCCTAGAGGAGGTGGTAATGACAAACTGTACAGAAGTTCTCATTGTTAATGACAATCAGTATTGAGGCTTTCAATGTTTTCTTATGCCTTTACAGTTTACATGTCTTTCCAAAGTGAAAGAAGCAGGTAATATCCTTGAACATAATATTTTGATTGCCTTGTCTGTAGTGTATATTCGTATTGTTGCTTTGTGAGACAATCAGCTGATCCCTATCTTATTTGTTGAAGTTCTTGAGGCCAGTTTGACATAAATTTCCTTTCAAAGTCTTGCATTTATCATCCTATATGTTGCTCGACGCTCATAATTAGTAGGTTTTGATCATCTGCATCATTGCATGTATGTATGCTCATTTTCATTGAACTGAATATTGAAGAGAGGGTACAAGTATACATATGGATTTTATTTCCAGTTCATTAAATTAAGTTAACTACTATGTACTCCCTCAATCTACTACAAAAATGACTTACTTTCCTTTTGGCTCATTCCAAAAAATAAACCTTTGCTAAAGTGTTGTAGGTTATATAACTCGATATTTAGTATCTGTACTAATTCAAAGATTTTGTTATCTTGCATAATGTGATATTAGAGAATTTATCTGTACTTGCTGCTGTTCACGTTGAGAATTAATCTCTCCTCTCTTGATTCATTTATTTGACAGGGACGTGCTTTATATCATATATCAAAAGCTTTCAGTTTTGCATCTTCGAAGTTGGAAAAGACTGGATATGGTATCTTGACATCCCCTTTCTTGTGcttctctttcttattttgttttcttgggTATGCTTGGTTGGGATGGGTGATGGGGACTTGTCTTATGAGAACTTGATGCAGCAAATATCAAAAAGATTAGCTGAAACAATACTATAATAGCATTGGTGGTTTTGTTTTATTGTCTCCATTGTGTGCTCAAGATAGTCAAATCACTTGAATATCCTCTGATGAATGTAGAGGTGCTGAATTCCTTTTTCCATTTTCCTTTTGTTGTATTCTACTTGTGTTTGTTCGGTTGATTGTTCAATTATAATTAAATCTTGCTTTTAGAGATGAACTACCACAATATGCATCACCCAAAAATTTTGCTGTAAGGTGCTAgtatcatgtattttaattacTCCAATGCGTAACGTCCATCCAATTTCACACTATTGTAGATCACTCGCTACTAGTTCGAAATGCTCTATGATTTTCATGCTATTTGTTAGTTCACGTTATCTCCATGACTATTCCTATTTTTAAGAACATCTCCTAGTGTAGATTAGCCCACAACATCATATTCCTAACATGACTCAAAATCAATGATTTGTTGCTTAACACTAAAATGGAGGAGAGAAGCTCCTAATAAGCATGTTAACTCTTGTCAAAAGACGCCCTGCGTGACTTTGCAGGTGTCtc
This portion of the Solanum pennellii chromosome 12, SPENNV200 genome encodes:
- the LOC107005423 gene encoding mediator of RNA polymerase II transcription subunit 6-like yields the protein MTMTPMMAPMGNANFDGGAPALPPQPGTDMTGICFRDQLWLNTYPLDRNLVFDYFALSPFYDWTCNNEQLRSRSIHPLDISHLSKMTGSEYMLSEVMEPHLFVIRKQKRDGPEKVTPMLAYYILDGSIYQAPQLCNVFAGRLGRALYHISKAFSFASSKLEKTGYVASENESAASESKAAKETIDFKELKRVDHIFASQQRKLPPVPPPPPFPEGYVPPSTAEASENQQEETQLPPVDPIIDQGPSKRMKV